In the genome of Streptomyces pactum, one region contains:
- the rpsH gene encoding 30S ribosomal protein S8 yields the protein MTMTDPIADMLTRLRNANSAYHDSVVMPHSKIKSHIAEILQQEGYITGWKVEDAEVGKSLVLELKFGPNRERSIAGIKRISKPGLRVYAKSTNLPKVLGGLGVAIISTSHGLLTDKQAAKKGVGGEVLAYVW from the coding sequence CGATCCGATCGCAGACATGCTCACTCGTCTGCGAAACGCGAACTCGGCGTACCACGACTCCGTCGTGATGCCGCACAGCAAGATCAAGTCGCACATCGCGGAAATCCTCCAGCAGGAGGGCTACATCACCGGCTGGAAGGTCGAGGACGCCGAGGTCGGCAAGAGCCTCGTCCTGGAGCTGAAGTTCGGCCCGAACCGCGAGCGCTCGATCGCCGGCATCAAGCGGATTTCCAAGCCGGGCCTGCGGGTCTACGCAAAGTCCACCAACCTGCCGAAGGTGCTCGGCGGCCTGGGCGTGGCGATCATCTCCACGTCGCACGGGCTGCTCACCGACAAGCAGGCTGCCAAGAAGGGCGTGGGCGGGGAAGTCCTCGCCTACGTCTGGTAA
- the rplF gene encoding 50S ribosomal protein L6 yields the protein MSRIGRLPIQVPAGVDVTIDGRTVAVKGPKGTLSHTVAAPIEIAKGEDGAIVVSRPNDERQNKALHGLSRTLVANMITGVTQGYVKKLEISGVGYRVQAKGSNLEFSLGYSHPILVEAPEGISFKVETPTRFSVEGIDKQKVGEVAANIRKLRKPDPYKAKGVKYEGEVIRRKVGKAGK from the coding sequence ATGTCGCGTATTGGACGGCTGCCCATCCAGGTTCCCGCTGGTGTGGACGTCACCATCGATGGCCGTACGGTCGCAGTGAAGGGCCCCAAGGGCACCCTCTCGCACACCGTTGCCGCGCCCATCGAGATCGCCAAGGGTGAGGACGGCGCCATCGTCGTCTCCCGCCCGAACGACGAGCGTCAGAACAAGGCCCTGCACGGCCTGTCCCGCACGCTGGTGGCGAACATGATCACCGGCGTGACCCAGGGGTACGTCAAGAAGCTTGAGATCAGCGGTGTCGGCTACCGCGTCCAGGCGAAGGGCTCCAACCTGGAGTTCTCGCTGGGCTACAGCCACCCGATCCTGGTCGAGGCCCCCGAGGGGATCTCCTTCAAGGTGGAGACCCCGACCCGCTTCAGCGTCGAGGGCATCGACAAGCAGAAGGTCGGCGAGGTCGCCGCGAACATCCGCAAGCTGCGGAAGCCCGACCCGTACAAGGCCAAGGGCGTCAAGTACGAGGGCGAAGTCATCCGCCGCAAGGTCGGAAAGGCTGGTAAGTAA